The Yoonia sp. SS1-5 genome contains a region encoding:
- a CDS encoding serine protease encodes MTPKAKIDAARQRLAKAETQTVQKAAVEEVVGIINTMGAVAVHEDRPVRVALAKFLDTLAGPDRNALLLETCDRLHALGVKDPIIAASAAQALVDLRGARIGGPSAALTLLKEWVDPEYPDRAHLAVACMMRARAHKDLYYEALVTDRQSEMAVHARAAFAAYKTAFQMTENGLSEEDRETRAWLWRGPAVNLLSMAAVMKHYGIEFSDPSIDDIDKWLKKHTKNTKARINKRLKKRSRKNQIDAWDHASLAEIEIANGGDASAAQEHLKNYLNDLREEQGDAQPDFKFAGTVRQFSEILRYRNDGFEVLRAAMRATSFELQRIVVLTPDMVQETLELSPEEIEESRTLQSNWTGDKLHSINRLISLVNAAGNIAEISNDNGRLGTGFAVKLGELLGELRPEIAENIDPNEVVLVTCAHVSTWPGQYKDSEPPERLVAHFHYADGKPTFELEEGWTHNPEAPEDTWLDYSVLRLKGTGTYPPGLTTSILHETPAANIGEGAFVIGFPQNASVMSVALEHNKILEPLNDATKAREVLYESATDHGSSGAPVLRSGASGLKVFAVHYSALGWRRANAGVLLSRVRESIAEQLAQRHSE; translated from the coding sequence ATGACACCGAAAGCCAAGATAGATGCGGCGCGTCAACGACTGGCTAAGGCCGAGACCCAGACGGTGCAGAAAGCAGCCGTAGAAGAGGTTGTTGGCATCATAAATACCATGGGCGCGGTCGCGGTTCACGAGGACCGCCCCGTCCGTGTGGCTCTAGCCAAGTTCCTCGACACGCTGGCCGGTCCCGACCGAAATGCGCTTTTGCTGGAAACCTGCGACCGGCTGCACGCTTTGGGTGTGAAAGACCCGATCATTGCCGCCTCCGCGGCACAAGCCCTCGTCGATCTGCGCGGTGCGCGGATCGGCGGGCCGTCAGCGGCGTTGACGCTATTGAAGGAGTGGGTCGATCCCGAGTACCCCGACCGCGCGCATCTGGCGGTGGCCTGCATGATGCGGGCTCGCGCGCACAAGGATTTGTATTACGAAGCTCTTGTGACCGATCGCCAATCAGAGATGGCGGTTCATGCGCGGGCCGCGTTCGCGGCTTACAAAACGGCCTTCCAGATGACGGAGAACGGGTTGTCCGAGGAAGATCGGGAAACGCGCGCCTGGCTGTGGCGTGGGCCCGCAGTCAATCTTCTGTCCATGGCGGCCGTGATGAAACACTACGGCATTGAGTTCTCGGACCCTTCTATCGATGACATCGATAAATGGCTGAAAAAGCATACAAAGAACACCAAAGCCCGAATTAACAAACGTCTCAAAAAGCGCAGCCGCAAAAACCAAATCGATGCCTGGGATCACGCGTCTCTGGCCGAGATCGAGATCGCAAATGGTGGCGATGCCAGCGCGGCCCAAGAGCATCTGAAGAATTACCTCAACGATCTGCGCGAAGAGCAAGGCGACGCGCAGCCGGACTTCAAATTCGCGGGAACGGTCCGCCAATTCTCCGAAATCCTGCGTTACCGAAATGACGGGTTCGAAGTCTTGCGCGCAGCGATGCGGGCCACGAGCTTCGAATTGCAACGTATCGTCGTGCTGACCCCAGACATGGTGCAGGAAACACTGGAGCTATCCCCTGAGGAGATCGAGGAAAGCCGAACCCTGCAAAGCAACTGGACCGGTGATAAGCTGCATTCGATAAACCGGCTCATCTCGCTGGTGAATGCAGCGGGGAACATCGCCGAGATCTCCAACGACAATGGACGTCTAGGCACTGGTTTTGCTGTCAAGCTGGGGGAACTGCTGGGGGAATTGCGGCCAGAAATCGCTGAAAACATCGATCCGAACGAAGTCGTTCTGGTAACTTGCGCCCATGTCTCCACTTGGCCGGGCCAGTACAAGGACAGCGAACCACCGGAGCGTCTGGTCGCGCATTTTCATTATGCTGATGGCAAGCCGACGTTCGAGTTGGAGGAAGGTTGGACACATAATCCGGAGGCACCCGAAGACACCTGGCTTGACTACTCGGTATTACGGCTGAAGGGAACTGGGACTTACCCCCCAGGCTTGACGACGTCCATCCTCCACGAGACACCAGCGGCAAATATCGGAGAGGGAGCTTTCGTGATCGGCTTTCCACAGAACGCATCGGTGATGTCCGTTGCCCTGGAACACAACAAGATACTTGAGCCCTTGAACGATGCGACAAAGGCCCGTGAAGTTCTCTATGAGAGTGCGACTGACCATGGCAGTTCGGGTGCACCAGTGCTCCGCAGCGGAGCCTCCGGCCTCAAGGTTTTCGCGGTTCACTATTCTGCTCTTGGGTGGCGCCGCGCAAATGCTGGGGTCTTGCTTTCGCGTGTCCGCGAGTCCATCGCAGAGCAGTTGGCGCAACGGCACTCGGAGTAA
- a CDS encoding DNA/RNA non-specific endonuclease, translated as MNFDESVLEGPGLTWHKAYLLAKACELSYETNPQKVHDVLSASWQMAPRVFSFGNTQGFTAVGNKVAIVAFRGTQGLSDWGSNLRIPSAAHPANGGRVHSGFLAQWQAAEDEVNATLARLNGTRSIWITGHSLGGAVGLMAAIAQSGGNLDGLVTFGQPRALKRDAARAAAALFGDRYVRLVNNRDIVARIPISYTHTGGLIQFDGQGNLKQGRAQAEGRLESSQTEIDNGPGELTDEEEAQIEAFFRASNIGPDGRRQTDTGHELEGQIPLIADHRIGEYVKLTNAHAFPAESRRPGRSEAPSAARSSTSESSASTASAQSLTRLGSTYDGAVHRAAQRWQSHLESSDPSGRRAESAIPSGDTDSLAERHLEGARGGITPLTPDGRALEAIVRADLRPAYYIHRDKVMMAGVDNPSEIFVSGAGFEELALLQKNRPILEQMATGVARIDIFGFSGTNVGTGWVVEDGRTLITNRHVAELFVQGDARFGWEIFPGIRVEANTLAQIQTIPSDIGGRDRPFDVKIESVLYVAGANEPDFAILELSQALETQLEFADVPAEPEDPIAVVGYPAEDTRDNDQVLMKMCFGDIYDVKRLAPGKVTFGGNGINEIFHDASTLGGNSGSPIFDMNAKVVGLHFAGTENVRNYAIPGHVVQAALSSLRSGIHLGTPSTGAALVEDATEAPASSFSDRNGYDAAFLGTDIPLPVAESDELKAQLAQLVDGSGIELKYRNFSVVQNGARRLPMVTAVNIDGTRLRRIPRSDSWKIDRRLANGDQVGNLLYKHNPLDRGHMVRRLDPCWAPDGASDELVAQAQSDTYFYTNAAPQHEDLNQKDWVGLEDYVLDSAEDFGFKASVFTGPVFSDADRPLLRQVGAEDIAIPEEFWKVVVMRDAESGDLVALGYVLSHGPMISSLLKAEFVLGDYKTYQVPIRLIAEKTGLSFGSLSSVDPLDTSEPTESMQFSTSVRRITGPGSISFK; from the coding sequence ATGAATTTCGATGAAAGCGTATTGGAAGGGCCCGGGCTGACCTGGCACAAGGCTTATCTTTTGGCCAAAGCCTGTGAGCTTAGCTACGAGACAAACCCACAAAAGGTCCACGACGTCTTAAGCGCAAGCTGGCAAATGGCACCGCGGGTTTTTTCTTTTGGAAACACGCAAGGATTTACGGCGGTCGGCAACAAAGTCGCGATCGTCGCTTTTCGCGGTACGCAAGGTCTGAGCGATTGGGGCAGCAATTTGCGTATTCCCTCCGCCGCACACCCCGCAAACGGAGGTCGCGTTCACAGCGGTTTTCTGGCGCAGTGGCAGGCGGCTGAAGATGAGGTCAACGCGACACTAGCCCGGCTCAACGGCACACGGTCGATCTGGATCACCGGTCATTCCCTTGGGGGCGCTGTGGGCCTCATGGCGGCCATCGCGCAATCTGGCGGCAACCTTGACGGGCTCGTGACCTTTGGCCAGCCGCGTGCGTTAAAGCGGGACGCCGCTCGCGCCGCCGCAGCTCTTTTCGGGGATCGCTACGTTCGCCTAGTCAACAACCGGGACATCGTTGCGCGCATTCCGATAAGTTACACACACACGGGCGGTCTTATCCAGTTCGACGGACAAGGCAATCTGAAACAGGGACGTGCGCAGGCCGAGGGTCGCCTCGAAAGTAGCCAGACTGAAATAGATAACGGTCCCGGGGAATTGACTGATGAGGAAGAAGCGCAGATCGAGGCCTTCTTCCGAGCCAGCAACATTGGTCCGGATGGCAGACGCCAGACGGACACGGGACATGAGTTGGAAGGTCAGATCCCACTGATCGCCGATCACCGGATCGGCGAGTATGTGAAGCTGACAAACGCCCATGCCTTTCCGGCGGAGAGTCGACGCCCCGGTCGATCCGAGGCGCCATCGGCGGCGCGAAGTAGCACGTCGGAAAGTTCAGCATCCACCGCAAGCGCGCAAAGTCTGACCCGGCTTGGAAGCACATATGACGGGGCGGTGCACCGCGCCGCTCAGCGCTGGCAGTCGCACTTGGAAAGCAGCGATCCATCCGGACGGCGTGCCGAAAGTGCCATACCATCGGGAGACACGGATAGTCTCGCCGAACGACATCTCGAGGGCGCCCGTGGTGGCATTACCCCGCTTACCCCAGACGGTCGCGCACTGGAGGCCATCGTTCGAGCGGACTTGAGGCCCGCCTATTATATCCACCGCGATAAAGTAATGATGGCGGGGGTCGACAACCCTAGCGAGATTTTCGTCTCTGGCGCGGGCTTTGAAGAGCTGGCGCTTCTTCAGAAAAATCGCCCGATCCTTGAGCAAATGGCGACGGGAGTTGCGCGGATCGATATCTTCGGCTTCAGCGGCACTAATGTCGGCACCGGCTGGGTTGTGGAAGACGGTCGAACTCTGATCACCAACCGTCACGTGGCAGAACTTTTCGTACAGGGCGATGCCCGTTTCGGATGGGAGATTTTCCCAGGCATTCGCGTTGAGGCCAACACGCTCGCGCAAATCCAAACCATTCCGTCTGATATCGGCGGGCGAGACAGACCATTTGACGTCAAAATCGAAAGCGTTCTCTACGTCGCAGGCGCCAATGAGCCGGACTTCGCGATTCTGGAACTCAGTCAGGCTTTGGAGACGCAGCTTGAATTTGCGGATGTGCCTGCCGAACCCGAAGACCCTATTGCCGTCGTTGGCTATCCCGCTGAAGACACGCGCGATAATGATCAAGTACTCATGAAAATGTGTTTCGGCGATATTTATGATGTCAAGCGGCTGGCGCCGGGCAAAGTCACGTTTGGTGGAAACGGTATCAACGAGATCTTCCATGACGCCTCAACGCTTGGCGGCAACTCCGGCTCCCCTATCTTTGACATGAACGCGAAGGTCGTCGGGCTGCACTTCGCGGGCACCGAGAATGTCCGCAATTACGCGATTCCGGGTCACGTTGTGCAGGCGGCGCTTTCCTCCCTCAGGAGCGGTATTCACCTCGGGACACCCTCCACTGGTGCTGCACTTGTCGAGGACGCCACGGAGGCCCCAGCCAGTTCGTTCTCCGATCGCAACGGCTACGACGCGGCGTTTCTGGGCACCGACATACCCCTGCCCGTCGCCGAGAGTGATGAGCTAAAGGCCCAGCTCGCGCAGCTTGTGGACGGTTCCGGAATCGAATTGAAATATCGAAACTTCTCAGTCGTTCAGAACGGCGCGCGACGGTTGCCCATGGTGACAGCGGTCAATATCGACGGCACACGGCTCCGCCGCATACCGCGCAGCGACAGTTGGAAGATCGATCGCAGGCTGGCGAACGGCGATCAGGTCGGAAACCTGCTCTACAAACACAATCCGCTGGACCGTGGCCATATGGTGCGTCGGCTCGATCCGTGCTGGGCACCCGATGGGGCATCTGATGAGCTTGTGGCTCAGGCGCAATCGGACACGTATTTCTACACGAACGCAGCACCCCAGCATGAAGACCTGAACCAGAAGGACTGGGTAGGTCTTGAAGACTACGTCCTCGACAGTGCGGAAGACTTCGGGTTCAAAGCGTCGGTCTTTACCGGGCCGGTCTTTAGCGACGCCGACCGTCCTCTTCTCAGACAGGTCGGCGCGGAGGATATCGCAATCCCGGAAGAGTTCTGGAAGGTCGTGGTGATGCGCGACGCCGAAAGCGGGGATCTCGTGGCGCTCGGCTACGTCCTTTCGCACGGCCCAATGATTTCGTCCTTGTTGAAAGCCGAGTTCGTTTTGGGCGACTACAAGACCTACCAGGTGCCGATACGGCTGATTGCCGAAAAGACCGGCCTGTCATTTGGATCGCTCAGCAGTGTGGACCCGCTTGATACATCGGAGCCGACTGAATCGATGCAGTTCTCAACTTCTGTACGCCGTATTACCGGCCCTGGTTCGATCAGCTTCAAATGA